In the genome of Lynx canadensis isolate LIC74 chromosome F1, mLynCan4.pri.v2, whole genome shotgun sequence, one region contains:
- the FCRL1 gene encoding Fc receptor-like protein 1 isoform X3 produces the protein MLLGLMLLMCAPPCELTALLLTATPSRPVEGGSVTLTCNVLVPSRRLDGPLQFCFFRDNRVLWPGWSSSPELQLPTVWREDSGSYWCEEKTMAARVARSPRVQIQVQRALGLNLETKTQRSLAAKFEIPAVRDSDTDKYYCAADNGYGPSLSELVSVTVRIPVSRPVLTIRGPGAPAEVGDVVELRCEAQRGSPPILYRFYHKNVTLGRSSAHAGGGASFNLSLTAEHSGNYSCEADNGLGARRSKAVPLNVTVPTEDRKELLASGILEGMLGVLGPVILALFCCGLRKRLGRRSSGNPRGSPPSPVPPASSYVNSPAPLQGQSVYENANVVRGDEVYSLVYHTQQERPPAVPPLRTRIEDQVSQNPHRTFPPARLSSADGSSNFKTYGHLAKPKCLQGLSLPLSPHTVG, from the exons ATGCTGCTGGGGCTCATGCTGTTGATGTGCG CGCCGCCCTGCGAACTAACTG ccctgctccTGACCGCCACGCCCTCTCGGCCCGTGGAGGGAGGCTCAGTGACCCTGACCTGCAACGTTCTGGTCCCTTCACGGAGGCTGGACGGCCCCCTCCAGTTCTGCTTCTTCAGAGACAACCGGGTCCTGTGGCCGGGCTGGAGCAGCTCCCCGGAGCTCCAGCTCCCCACGGTGTGGAGGGAAGACTCAGGATCCTACTGGTGCGAAGAAAAGACCATGGCAGCCAGAGTCGCTCGGAGCCCGAGGGTCCAGATACAGGTGCAGA GGGCCCTGGGTTTGAACCTGGAAACAAAGACCCAGCGCTCTCTGGCAGCGAAGTTTGAGATCCCGGCGGTGAGGGACAGTGACACGGACAAATACTACTGTGCGGCCGACAACGGCTACGGCCCCAGCCTCAGCGAGCTGGTGAGCGTCACGGTCAGAA TTCCAGTGTCCCGCCCCGTCCTCACCATCAGGGGGCCCGGGGCCCCAGCCGAAGTGGGGGACGTGGTCGAGCTTCGCTGCGAGGCCCAGAGGGGCTCTCCCCCCATCCTGTACCGGTTTTATCACAAGAATGTCACCCTGGGGAGGAGCTCAGCTCACGCTGGAGGAGGAGCGTCCTTCAACCTCTCTCTGACCGCAGAACATTCTGGAAACTACTCCTGTGAGGCCGACAACGGGCTGGGGGCCCGGCGCAGCAAGGCGGTGCCACTCAACGTCACAG TGCCCACAGAGGACAGGAAAGAACTTCTCGCCTCGGGAATCCTCGAGGGGATGCTTGGCGTCCTTGGTCCCGTCATTCTGGCCTTATTCTGCTGTGGGCTCCGGAAAAGACTAG GAAGACGTTCCTCCGGGAACCCACGCGG GAGCCCTCCGAGCCCTGTGCCACCAGCATCCAGCTACGTCAACTCACCCGCCCCGCTGCAGGGACAGTCTGTGTACGAAAACG CAAATGTTGTACGCGGGGACGAGGTTTACTCTTTGGTGTACCACACGCAGCAGGAACGGCCACCAGCAG TACCGCCCCTGAGGACACGCATCGAGGACCAGGTGAGTCAGAATCCCCATCGTACTTTCCCTCCTGCTCGTCTTTCTTCTGCCGACGGCTCCTCAAACTTTAAAACTTATGGCCACTTAGCAAAACCCAAATGCCTCCAGGGTCTGTCTCTTCCCCTATCTCCCCACACAGTGGGATAA
- the FCRL1 gene encoding Fc receptor-like protein 1 isoform X4 has product MLLGLMLLMCAPPCELTALLLTATPSRPVEGGSVTLTCNVLVPSRRLDGPLQFCFFRDNRVLWPGWSSSPELQLPTVWREDSGSYWCEEKTMAARVARSPRVQIQVQRVPVCNVSLETQPPGGQVQKGERLALICMVARGTGDITFLWYKGALGLNLETKTQRSLAAKFEIPAVRDSDTDKYYCAADNGYGPSLSELVSVTVRIPVSRPVLTIRGPGAPAEVGDVVELRCEAQRGSPPILYRFYHKNVTLGRSSAHAGGGASFNLSLTAEHSGNYSCEADNGLGARRSKAVPLNVTVPTEDRKELLASGILEGMLGVLGPVILALFCCGLRKRLGALRALCHQHPATSTHPPRCRDSLCTKTQMLYAGTRFTLWCTTRSRNGHQQYRP; this is encoded by the exons ATGCTGCTGGGGCTCATGCTGTTGATGTGCG CGCCGCCCTGCGAACTAACTG ccctgctccTGACCGCCACGCCCTCTCGGCCCGTGGAGGGAGGCTCAGTGACCCTGACCTGCAACGTTCTGGTCCCTTCACGGAGGCTGGACGGCCCCCTCCAGTTCTGCTTCTTCAGAGACAACCGGGTCCTGTGGCCGGGCTGGAGCAGCTCCCCGGAGCTCCAGCTCCCCACGGTGTGGAGGGAAGACTCAGGATCCTACTGGTGCGAAGAAAAGACCATGGCAGCCAGAGTCGCTCGGAGCCCGAGGGTCCAGATACAGGTGCAGA GAGTCCCCGTCTGTAATGTGAGCTTGGAGACGCAGCCTCCCGGCGGGCAAGTGCAGAAGGGAGAGAGGCTGGCTCTCATCTGCATGGTGGCCAGGGGCACAGGAGACATCACCTTCCTCTGGTACAAAGGGGCCCTGGGTTTGAACCTGGAAACAAAGACCCAGCGCTCTCTGGCAGCGAAGTTTGAGATCCCGGCGGTGAGGGACAGTGACACGGACAAATACTACTGTGCGGCCGACAACGGCTACGGCCCCAGCCTCAGCGAGCTGGTGAGCGTCACGGTCAGAA TTCCAGTGTCCCGCCCCGTCCTCACCATCAGGGGGCCCGGGGCCCCAGCCGAAGTGGGGGACGTGGTCGAGCTTCGCTGCGAGGCCCAGAGGGGCTCTCCCCCCATCCTGTACCGGTTTTATCACAAGAATGTCACCCTGGGGAGGAGCTCAGCTCACGCTGGAGGAGGAGCGTCCTTCAACCTCTCTCTGACCGCAGAACATTCTGGAAACTACTCCTGTGAGGCCGACAACGGGCTGGGGGCCCGGCGCAGCAAGGCGGTGCCACTCAACGTCACAG TGCCCACAGAGGACAGGAAAGAACTTCTCGCCTCGGGAATCCTCGAGGGGATGCTTGGCGTCCTTGGTCCCGTCATTCTGGCCTTATTCTGCTGTGGGCTCCGGAAAAGACTAG GAGCCCTCCGAGCCCTGTGCCACCAGCATCCAGCTACGTCAACTCACCCGCCCCGCTGCAGGGACAGTCTGTGTACGAAAACG CAAATGTTGTACGCGGGGACGAGGTTTACTCTTTGGTGTACCACACGCAGCAGGAACGGCCACCAGCAG TACCGCCCCTGA
- the FCRL1 gene encoding Fc receptor-like protein 1 isoform X2 — protein sequence MLLGLMLLMCAPPCELTALLLTATPSRPVEGGSVTLTCNVLVPSRRLDGPLQFCFFRDNRVLWPGWSSSPELQLPTVWREDSGSYWCEEKTMAARVARSPRVQIQVQRVPVCNVSLETQPPGGQVQKGERLALICMVARGTGDITFLWYKGALGLNLETKTQRSLAAKFEIPAVRDSDTDKYYCAADNGYGPSLSELVSVTVRIPVSRPVLTIRGPGAPAEVGDVVELRCEAQRGSPPILYRFYHKNVTLGRSSAHAGGGASFNLSLTAEHSGNYSCEADNGLGARRSKAVPLNVTVPTEDRKELLASGILEGMLGVLGPVILALFCCGLRKRLGRRSSGNPRGSPPSPVPPASSYVNSPAPLQGQSVYENANVVRGDEVYSLVYHTQQERPPAVPPLRTRIEDQDASAIYFRLKKANVTDEDYDDAM from the exons ATGCTGCTGGGGCTCATGCTGTTGATGTGCG CGCCGCCCTGCGAACTAACTG ccctgctccTGACCGCCACGCCCTCTCGGCCCGTGGAGGGAGGCTCAGTGACCCTGACCTGCAACGTTCTGGTCCCTTCACGGAGGCTGGACGGCCCCCTCCAGTTCTGCTTCTTCAGAGACAACCGGGTCCTGTGGCCGGGCTGGAGCAGCTCCCCGGAGCTCCAGCTCCCCACGGTGTGGAGGGAAGACTCAGGATCCTACTGGTGCGAAGAAAAGACCATGGCAGCCAGAGTCGCTCGGAGCCCGAGGGTCCAGATACAGGTGCAGA GAGTCCCCGTCTGTAATGTGAGCTTGGAGACGCAGCCTCCCGGCGGGCAAGTGCAGAAGGGAGAGAGGCTGGCTCTCATCTGCATGGTGGCCAGGGGCACAGGAGACATCACCTTCCTCTGGTACAAAGGGGCCCTGGGTTTGAACCTGGAAACAAAGACCCAGCGCTCTCTGGCAGCGAAGTTTGAGATCCCGGCGGTGAGGGACAGTGACACGGACAAATACTACTGTGCGGCCGACAACGGCTACGGCCCCAGCCTCAGCGAGCTGGTGAGCGTCACGGTCAGAA TTCCAGTGTCCCGCCCCGTCCTCACCATCAGGGGGCCCGGGGCCCCAGCCGAAGTGGGGGACGTGGTCGAGCTTCGCTGCGAGGCCCAGAGGGGCTCTCCCCCCATCCTGTACCGGTTTTATCACAAGAATGTCACCCTGGGGAGGAGCTCAGCTCACGCTGGAGGAGGAGCGTCCTTCAACCTCTCTCTGACCGCAGAACATTCTGGAAACTACTCCTGTGAGGCCGACAACGGGCTGGGGGCCCGGCGCAGCAAGGCGGTGCCACTCAACGTCACAG TGCCCACAGAGGACAGGAAAGAACTTCTCGCCTCGGGAATCCTCGAGGGGATGCTTGGCGTCCTTGGTCCCGTCATTCTGGCCTTATTCTGCTGTGGGCTCCGGAAAAGACTAG GAAGACGTTCCTCCGGGAACCCACGCGG GAGCCCTCCGAGCCCTGTGCCACCAGCATCCAGCTACGTCAACTCACCCGCCCCGCTGCAGGGACAGTCTGTGTACGAAAACG CAAATGTTGTACGCGGGGACGAGGTTTACTCTTTGGTGTACCACACGCAGCAGGAACGGCCACCAGCAG TACCGCCCCTGAGGACACGCATCGAGGACCAG GATGCCTCAGCCATCTATTTTAGGCTGAAGAAGGCAAACGTTACAGATGAGGACTACGATGACGCTATGTAA
- the FCRL1 gene encoding Fc receptor-like protein 1 isoform X1: MCFVPLSSPAPDRHALSARGGRLSDPDLQRSGPFTEAGRPPPVLLLQRQPGPVAGLEQLPGAPAPHGVEGRLRILLVRRKDHGSQSRSEPEGPDTGVPVCNVSLETQPPGGQVQKGERLALICMVARGTGDITFLWYKGALGLNLETKTQRSLAAKFEIPAVRDSDTDKYYCAADNGYGPSLSELVSVTVRIPVSRPVLTIRGPGAPAEVGDVVELRCEAQRGSPPILYRFYHKNVTLGRSSAHAGGGASFNLSLTAEHSGNYSCEADNGLGARRSKAVPLNVTVPTEDRKELLASGILEGMLGVLGPVILALFCCGLRKRLGRRSSGNPRGSPPSPVPPASSYVNSPAPLQGQSVYENANVVRGDEVYSLVYHTQQERPPAVPPLRTRIEDQVSQNPHRTFPPARLSSADGSSNFKTYGHLAKPKCLQGLSLPLSPHTVG; this comes from the exons ATGTGTTTCgtccctctctccagccctgctccTGACCGCCACGCCCTCTCGGCCCGTGGAGGGAGGCTCAGTGACCCTGACCTGCAACGTTCTGGTCCCTTCACGGAGGCTGGACGGCCCCCTCCAGTTCTGCTTCTTCAGAGACAACCGGGTCCTGTGGCCGGGCTGGAGCAGCTCCCCGGAGCTCCAGCTCCCCACGGTGTGGAGGGAAGACTCAGGATCCTACTGGTGCGAAGAAAAGACCATGGCAGCCAGAGTCGCTCGGAGCCCGAGGGTCCAGATACAG GAGTCCCCGTCTGTAATGTGAGCTTGGAGACGCAGCCTCCCGGCGGGCAAGTGCAGAAGGGAGAGAGGCTGGCTCTCATCTGCATGGTGGCCAGGGGCACAGGAGACATCACCTTCCTCTGGTACAAAGGGGCCCTGGGTTTGAACCTGGAAACAAAGACCCAGCGCTCTCTGGCAGCGAAGTTTGAGATCCCGGCGGTGAGGGACAGTGACACGGACAAATACTACTGTGCGGCCGACAACGGCTACGGCCCCAGCCTCAGCGAGCTGGTGAGCGTCACGGTCAGAA TTCCAGTGTCCCGCCCCGTCCTCACCATCAGGGGGCCCGGGGCCCCAGCCGAAGTGGGGGACGTGGTCGAGCTTCGCTGCGAGGCCCAGAGGGGCTCTCCCCCCATCCTGTACCGGTTTTATCACAAGAATGTCACCCTGGGGAGGAGCTCAGCTCACGCTGGAGGAGGAGCGTCCTTCAACCTCTCTCTGACCGCAGAACATTCTGGAAACTACTCCTGTGAGGCCGACAACGGGCTGGGGGCCCGGCGCAGCAAGGCGGTGCCACTCAACGTCACAG TGCCCACAGAGGACAGGAAAGAACTTCTCGCCTCGGGAATCCTCGAGGGGATGCTTGGCGTCCTTGGTCCCGTCATTCTGGCCTTATTCTGCTGTGGGCTCCGGAAAAGACTAG GAAGACGTTCCTCCGGGAACCCACGCGG GAGCCCTCCGAGCCCTGTGCCACCAGCATCCAGCTACGTCAACTCACCCGCCCCGCTGCAGGGACAGTCTGTGTACGAAAACG CAAATGTTGTACGCGGGGACGAGGTTTACTCTTTGGTGTACCACACGCAGCAGGAACGGCCACCAGCAG TACCGCCCCTGAGGACACGCATCGAGGACCAGGTGAGTCAGAATCCCCATCGTACTTTCCCTCCTGCTCGTCTTTCTTCTGCCGACGGCTCCTCAAACTTTAAAACTTATGGCCACTTAGCAAAACCCAAATGCCTCCAGGGTCTGTCTCTTCCCCTATCTCCCCACACAGTGGGATAA